A window from Pseudomonas sp. MRSN 12121 encodes these proteins:
- a CDS encoding NUDIX hydrolase: MKSRATVICAHGGHILFVRKDRSKWALPGGKIEPGESPAAAAIRELHEETGLEASEPLYILEFEAGSVRHHVFEVSVINIEDARPLNEIAAIAWHAYDAARELDTTIATKSIVNSFLRRL; this comes from the coding sequence ATGAAAAGCAGGGCGACGGTCATTTGTGCACATGGAGGGCACATTCTTTTTGTTCGCAAGGATCGCTCCAAATGGGCTCTGCCAGGTGGCAAGATCGAACCCGGCGAATCTCCCGCTGCGGCCGCCATACGTGAATTGCATGAAGAGACGGGGTTAGAGGCCAGCGAACCGCTCTACATCCTGGAGTTCGAGGCCGGCAGTGTACGGCATCATGTCTTCGAGGTGTCTGTCATCAATATCGAGGACGCCCGGCCGCTGAATGAAATTGCCGCCATCGCCTGGCACGCTTACGACGCGGCCAGGGAGTTGGATACAACGATCGCCACCAAAAGTATCGTGAACTCGTTCTTGCGCCGCCTGTAA
- a CDS encoding carbohydrate-binding protein codes for MNKINFASVKTQANDSASLMPSIAGKKILMGFWHNWPAGSSDGYQQGQFANLDLVDVPKEYNVVAVAFMKGNGIPTFKPYNLSDAEFRRQVGVLNSQGRAVLISLGGADAHIELHKGNEQALANEIIRLVEVYGFDGLDIDLEQSAIDFADNRTVLPAALKLVKDHYAGEGKHFIISMAPEFPYLTTGGKYVGYIQALEGYYDFIAPQYYNQGGDGLWVEGSNGQEGVWLAQNNDERKEDFLFYLTESLVTGTRGYIAIPADKFVIGLPTNVDAAATGYVIDPAAVSNAFKRLDRAGLSIKGLMTWSVNWDDGLNKYGMRYNWEFRDRYAPLIHGGSGGERPSAPGNLISTAQTESSVTLSWSAAHGVRPIEFYTLYRDGRPVAQTHLLTLQDEGLKADTLYGYFVSATDAQGNQSLPSTSLNVKTAGGMPDPQYPEWQLNHHYRKDDGVTYEGHLYLCFQEHTSNAGWTPDVAFTLWARVAIQRRA; via the coding sequence GTGAACAAGATCAACTTTGCATCGGTTAAGACCCAGGCGAATGACTCGGCATCGTTGATGCCTTCGATCGCGGGCAAGAAAATCCTCATGGGCTTCTGGCACAACTGGCCGGCAGGCTCCAGCGATGGTTACCAGCAGGGGCAGTTCGCCAACCTCGATCTGGTGGATGTACCCAAGGAATACAACGTAGTGGCCGTGGCGTTCATGAAGGGGAATGGCATTCCGACCTTCAAGCCTTACAACCTGTCGGATGCAGAGTTTCGGCGCCAGGTCGGCGTGCTCAACAGCCAGGGTCGCGCGGTATTGATTTCCCTGGGGGGCGCAGACGCCCATATCGAATTGCACAAAGGCAACGAACAAGCGCTGGCCAATGAAATCATCCGTCTGGTGGAGGTGTATGGTTTCGACGGGCTGGACATCGACCTCGAACAGAGCGCCATCGACTTCGCCGATAACAGGACTGTGCTGCCGGCGGCGCTCAAGTTGGTGAAGGACCACTACGCAGGCGAGGGCAAGCATTTCATTATCAGCATGGCGCCGGAGTTTCCTTATCTCACCACTGGCGGCAAGTATGTCGGTTATATCCAGGCGCTGGAGGGTTACTACGATTTCATCGCGCCGCAATACTACAACCAGGGTGGAGATGGCTTGTGGGTTGAAGGAAGCAACGGCCAGGAAGGCGTCTGGCTTGCCCAGAACAACGATGAAAGGAAAGAAGACTTCCTGTTTTATCTGACGGAGAGCCTGGTCACCGGGACTCGTGGCTATATCGCCATCCCCGCCGACAAGTTCGTCATCGGCCTGCCGACCAACGTCGATGCGGCGGCGACCGGTTACGTCATCGATCCCGCGGCGGTGAGCAATGCCTTCAAGCGCCTGGATCGTGCGGGGCTGTCGATCAAGGGCCTGATGACTTGGTCGGTCAACTGGGACGACGGTCTGAACAAGTACGGCATGCGTTACAACTGGGAGTTCCGTGATCGCTATGCGCCGCTGATCCATGGTGGCAGCGGTGGGGAGCGGCCCTCGGCACCGGGCAACCTGATTTCTACAGCGCAGACGGAAAGCAGCGTGACCTTGAGCTGGAGTGCCGCCCACGGTGTTCGTCCGATCGAGTTCTATACCCTGTACCGCGATGGCAGGCCGGTGGCGCAGACGCATTTACTGACCTTGCAGGACGAGGGCCTGAAAGCCGATACGCTGTATGGCTACTTTGTCAGTGCTACTGATGCCCAGGGCAATCAATCGCTGCCAAGCACCAGCCTGAACGTCAAGACGGCTGGTGGTATGCCGGACCCGCAATATCCGGAATGGCAGTTGAACCATCACTACCGAAAAGACGACGGCGTGACGTACGAGGGGCACCTGTATCTGTGTTTTCAGGAGCACACCTCGAATGCCGGCTGGACGCCGGATGTCGCCTTTACGTTATGGGCCCGGGTGGCCATTCAGCGGCGTGCGTGA
- a CDS encoding endonuclease, translating into MIARCFAALLLFVALTAQADAPRTFNEAKKIAWKLYAPQSTEFYCGCKYSGNRVNLAACGYVPRKNANRAARIEWEHIVPAWQIGHQRQCWQQGGRKNCTRHDPVYQRAEADLHNLVPSIGEVNGDRNNFSFGWLPTQSGQYGSCLTQVDFKAKKVMPRPSIRGMIARTYFYMSKQYGLRLSKQDRQLYEAWNKTYPVQPWERQRNQSVACVMGRGNEFVGPVNLNACG; encoded by the coding sequence ATGATTGCCCGCTGTTTTGCTGCACTGCTGTTGTTCGTTGCCCTGACCGCCCAAGCCGATGCCCCACGCACCTTCAACGAAGCGAAAAAAATCGCCTGGAAGCTGTATGCACCGCAATCCACCGAGTTCTACTGTGGCTGCAAATACAGTGGCAACCGGGTCAATCTCGCCGCCTGCGGTTATGTGCCACGCAAGAATGCCAATCGCGCCGCACGCATCGAATGGGAACATATCGTTCCTGCCTGGCAGATCGGCCATCAACGCCAGTGCTGGCAACAGGGCGGGCGCAAGAACTGCACACGCCATGACCCGGTCTATCAACGCGCCGAAGCCGACCTGCACAACCTGGTGCCGAGCATCGGCGAGGTCAACGGCGACCGTAACAACTTCAGCTTCGGTTGGCTGCCGACGCAATCCGGCCAATATGGCTCGTGCCTGACCCAGGTCGACTTCAAGGCCAAGAAAGTCATGCCGCGCCCATCCATTCGCGGGATGATCGCCCGGACCTACTTTTATATGAGCAAGCAATACGGGTTGCGCCTGTCGAAGCAGGATCGCCAGCTCTACGAAGCCTGGAACAAGACCTACCCCGTGCAACCCTGGGAGCGCCAACGCAACCAGAGCGTGGCCTGTGTAATGGGGCGCGGCAATGAATTCGTCGGCCCGGTCAACCTGAACGCCTGCGGCTGA
- a CDS encoding DUF1654 domain-containing protein codes for MPAAAPPSSYERLGLRVQKIINSPAAQKAKAALIFRQPDEMPDEWERLLEEIAENDNVTLAYRDDGGVQVFWVVPKED; via the coding sequence GTGCCAGCCGCAGCACCACCAAGCTCTTATGAACGCCTCGGCCTGCGCGTTCAGAAAATCATCAACTCGCCTGCCGCGCAGAAAGCCAAGGCGGCACTGATCTTTCGCCAGCCTGACGAGATGCCCGACGAGTGGGAACGCCTGCTCGAAGAAATCGCCGAAAACGACAATGTCACCCTCGCCTATCGCGATGATGGCGGCGTGCAGGTTTTCTGGGTCGTGCCGAAGGAAGACTGA
- a CDS encoding sugar ABC transporter ATP-binding protein, which translates to MSVSVANAVLSVSGIGKTYAQPVLTGIDLTLKRGEVLALTGENGAGKSTLSKIIGGLVAPTTGQMQFNGQAYAPGSRTQAEELGVRMVMQELNLLPTLSVAENLFLDNLPSLGGWINRKQLRKAAVEAMAQVGLEAIDPDTLVGDLGIGHQQMVEIARNLIGDCHVLILDEPTAMLTAREVELLFEQITRLQARGVAIIYISHRLEELARVAQRIAVLRDGCLVCVEPMANYNSEQLVNLMVGRELGEHIDLGPRKIGAPALTVSGLSRSDKVRDVSFEVRSGEIFGISGLIGAGRTELLRLIFGADKADSGTIALGTPAQVATIRSPVDAVSHGIALITEDRKGEGLLLTQSIGANIALGNMPEISSGGLVNARDESALAQRQIDAMRIRSSGPAQLVSELSGGNQQKVVIGRWLERDCAVLLFDEPTRGIDVGAKFDIYGLLGELTRQGKALVVVSSDLRELMLICDRIGVLSAGRLIDTFERDSWTQDELLAAAFAGYQKRDALLSEAAPRDLP; encoded by the coding sequence ATGTCAGTTTCCGTGGCGAACGCTGTCCTTTCGGTCAGCGGTATCGGCAAGACCTACGCGCAACCGGTATTGACCGGCATCGACCTGACGCTCAAGCGCGGGGAAGTGCTGGCGCTGACCGGGGAGAATGGCGCGGGCAAGAGCACCTTGTCGAAAATTATCGGCGGCCTGGTGGCGCCGACCACCGGCCAGATGCAATTCAATGGGCAGGCCTATGCTCCCGGCAGCCGTACCCAGGCCGAAGAGCTGGGCGTGCGCATGGTCATGCAGGAACTCAATCTGTTGCCGACCCTGTCGGTGGCCGAAAACCTGTTCCTCGATAATCTGCCCAGCCTCGGTGGTTGGATCAATCGCAAGCAGTTGCGCAAGGCGGCGGTCGAAGCCATGGCCCAGGTCGGCCTGGAGGCGATCGACCCCGATACCCTGGTGGGCGACCTGGGCATCGGTCACCAGCAGATGGTAGAAATCGCCCGCAACCTGATCGGCGACTGCCATGTGCTGATTCTCGACGAGCCGACGGCGATGCTCACGGCCCGCGAGGTCGAGCTGCTCTTCGAACAGATCACTCGCCTGCAGGCCCGTGGCGTGGCGATCATTTATATCTCCCATCGCCTGGAAGAGCTGGCCCGGGTCGCTCAACGCATTGCCGTACTGCGCGACGGCTGCCTAGTTTGCGTCGAGCCGATGGCCAATTACAACAGCGAGCAATTGGTCAACCTGATGGTGGGACGCGAGCTGGGCGAACATATCGATCTCGGTCCGCGCAAGATTGGCGCGCCGGCGTTGACGGTCAGCGGCCTGAGCCGTTCCGACAAGGTGCGCGACGTGTCTTTCGAGGTGCGCAGCGGCGAGATTTTCGGGATTTCCGGATTGATCGGGGCAGGGCGCACCGAGTTGTTGCGGTTGATTTTCGGGGCCGACAAGGCCGATAGCGGCACCATCGCCCTGGGCACTCCGGCGCAGGTGGCGACTATCCGCTCGCCGGTGGATGCCGTGAGTCACGGTATCGCCCTGATCACCGAGGATCGCAAGGGCGAAGGCCTGCTGCTGACGCAATCCATCGGCGCCAACATTGCCCTGGGCAACATGCCGGAGATTTCCAGTGGCGGCCTGGTCAATGCTCGGGACGAATCGGCGCTGGCGCAGCGGCAGATCGACGCCATGCGCATTCGCAGTTCGGGGCCGGCACAACTGGTGTCCGAGTTGTCCGGTGGCAACCAGCAGAAAGTGGTGATCGGCCGCTGGCTGGAGCGCGATTGCGCAGTGCTGCTGTTCGACGAGCCCACCCGGGGTATCGATGTCGGCGCCAAGTTCGACATCTACGGCCTGCTCGGCGAGCTGACCCGCCAGGGCAAGGCGCTGGTGGTGGTCTCCAGTGACTTGCGCGAACTGATGCTGATTTGCGACCGCATCGGCGTGCTATCGGCCGGGCGCCTGATCGACACCTTCGAGCGTGACAGCTGGACCCAGGATGAACTGCTGGCCGCGGCTTTTGCCGGCTATCAAAAACGTGATGCGTTGCTCAGCGAAGCGGCGCCTAGGGATCTCCCATGA
- a CDS encoding asparaginase yields MKSAFNTLVPGALALLLLLPTALQAKEVETKQKLANVVVLATGGTIAGAGASAANSATYQAAKVGIEQLIAGIPELSQVANVRGEQVMQIASESITNENLLQLGRRVAELADSKDVDGIVITHGTDTLEETAYFLNLVEKTDKPIVVVGSMRPGTAMSADGMLNLYNAVAVAGSKEAHGKGVLVTMNDEIQSGRDVSKMINIKTEAFKSPWGPLGMVVEGKSYWFRLPAKRHTLDSEFDIKTIKSLPDVEIAYGYGNVSDTAYKALAQSGAKAIIHAGTGNGSVSSRVVPALQELRKNGVQIIRSSHVNAGGFVLRNAEQPDDKYDWVVANDLNPQKARILAMVALTKTQDSKELQRMFWEY; encoded by the coding sequence ATGAAATCTGCCTTCAACACCCTTGTCCCGGGCGCCTTGGCCCTCCTCTTGCTTCTTCCGACTGCACTGCAGGCCAAAGAAGTCGAAACCAAACAGAAACTGGCCAACGTGGTTGTGCTCGCGACCGGCGGCACCATTGCCGGCGCCGGTGCCAGCGCCGCCAACAGCGCCACTTACCAGGCCGCCAAAGTCGGCATCGAACAATTGATCGCGGGAATCCCCGAGCTGAGCCAGGTCGCCAATGTGCGCGGCGAGCAGGTCATGCAGATCGCCTCTGAAAGCATCACCAACGAAAACCTGTTGCAACTGGGCCGGCGCGTCGCCGAGCTGGCAGACAGCAAGGATGTCGATGGCATCGTCATCACCCACGGTACCGACACCCTGGAAGAAACCGCCTACTTCCTGAACCTGGTGGAAAAAACCGACAAGCCAATCGTCGTGGTCGGCTCCATGCGTCCCGGCACCGCCATGTCCGCCGACGGCATGCTCAACCTGTACAACGCCGTGGCGGTAGCGGGTAGCAAGGAAGCCCATGGCAAGGGCGTGCTGGTCACCATGAACGACGAGATCCAGTCGGGTCGCGACGTCAGCAAAATGATCAACATCAAGACCGAAGCCTTCAAGAGCCCGTGGGGCCCGCTGGGCATGGTCGTGGAAGGCAAATCCTACTGGTTCCGCCTGCCAGCCAAGCGCCATACCCTGGATTCGGAATTCGACATCAAGACCATCAAGAGCCTGCCTGACGTAGAAATCGCCTACGGCTATGGCAACGTCAGCGACACCGCCTACAAAGCCCTGGCCCAATCCGGCGCCAAAGCCATCATCCATGCCGGTACCGGCAATGGCTCGGTGTCCTCTCGCGTCGTGCCAGCCCTGCAAGAGCTGCGCAAGAATGGCGTGCAGATCATCCGCTCGTCCCACGTCAATGCCGGCGGCTTCGTACTGCGCAACGCAGAACAGCCTGACGACAAGTACGACTGGGTCGTGGCCAATGACCTGAACCCGCAGAAAGCCCGCATCCTGGCCATGGTCGCCCTGACCAAGACCCAGGACAGCAAGGAACTGCAGCGGATGTTCTGGGAATACTGA
- a CDS encoding sugar ABC transporter substrate-binding protein, with translation MKLPFAGRLLAVAVLAAASATLPLSSAFAETPEKPKVALVMKSLANEFFLTMEDGAKAYQKDHAADFDLVSNGIKDETDTANQIRIVEQMIVSKVNALVIAPADSKAMVPVIKKAVDAGITVINIDNQLDPAVLKSKNISVPFVGPDNRKGARLVGEYLAKQLQAGDEVGIIEGVSTTTNAQQRTAGFKDAMEAAQIKVVSLQSGDWEIDAGNRVAAAMLSEYPNLKALLAGNDSMAVGAVSAVRAAGKAGKVKVVGYDNINAIKPMLKDGRVLATADQYAAKQAVFGIETALKILKGEKVDGGANGVIETPVELVTQ, from the coding sequence ATGAAGCTGCCATTCGCTGGACGTCTTCTTGCTGTCGCTGTTCTGGCTGCCGCATCCGCTACGCTTCCCCTCTCTTCGGCATTCGCCGAGACCCCCGAAAAACCCAAGGTCGCCCTGGTCATGAAATCCCTGGCCAACGAATTCTTCCTCACCATGGAAGACGGCGCCAAGGCTTATCAGAAGGACCATGCCGCCGATTTCGACCTGGTCTCCAACGGCATCAAGGACGAAACCGACACCGCCAACCAGATCCGGATCGTCGAGCAGATGATCGTGTCGAAGGTCAATGCGCTGGTGATCGCCCCGGCGGACTCCAAGGCCATGGTGCCGGTGATCAAGAAGGCGGTGGACGCCGGTATCACGGTGATCAACATCGATAACCAGCTGGACCCTGCGGTACTCAAGAGCAAAAACATCAGCGTACCTTTTGTCGGTCCCGACAATCGCAAGGGCGCGCGGCTGGTGGGAGAGTACCTGGCCAAGCAACTGCAAGCCGGGGATGAGGTCGGCATCATCGAGGGCGTGTCCACCACCACCAATGCCCAGCAACGGACCGCGGGCTTCAAGGATGCAATGGAGGCCGCGCAGATCAAGGTGGTCTCGCTGCAATCCGGCGATTGGGAAATCGACGCGGGCAACCGTGTCGCCGCAGCCATGCTCAGCGAATACCCGAACCTCAAGGCGCTGCTGGCGGGTAACGACAGCATGGCCGTCGGCGCCGTGTCGGCGGTGCGTGCGGCGGGCAAGGCCGGCAAGGTTAAGGTCGTTGGCTACGACAACATCAATGCCATCAAGCCGATGCTCAAGGACGGTCGAGTGCTGGCCACGGCCGACCAGTACGCCGCCAAGCAGGCGGTGTTCGGTATCGAGACGGCGCTGAAGATTCTCAAGGGCGAAAAAGTGGACGGCGGCGCCAACGGCGTGATCGAAACTCCGGTCGAGCTGGTCACCCAGTAA
- the csrA gene encoding carbon storage regulator CsrA — MLILTRKVGESINIGDDITITILGVSGQQVRIGINAPKDVAVHREEIYQRIQAGLTAPDKRETP; from the coding sequence ATGCTGATACTCACCCGCAAGGTCGGTGAAAGCATAAATATCGGTGACGACATCACGATCACCATTCTGGGCGTTAGCGGCCAGCAAGTCCGTATTGGCATCAACGCTCCGAAAGACGTCGCAGTCCATCGCGAAGAAATCTATCAACGCATCCAGGCAGGCCTTACCGCTCCGGACAAACGCGAAACACCTTGA
- a CDS encoding DUF2214 family protein — translation MLAHWFLAAVHLLAFAVAFAAVLNRGTALRRVITEGADVRRVLLADNGWGLAAAVLLISGLLRAFAGYEKGTDYYLHQPLFHLKMTLFVIILLLEAWPMVTLIKWRVALGRGAPVDTGRATLFARISHLQALLIVLMVVAASGMARGVMLDRL, via the coding sequence ATGCTCGCGCACTGGTTTCTCGCTGCCGTACACCTGTTGGCCTTTGCTGTTGCGTTCGCGGCGGTGCTCAATCGTGGTACGGCGCTACGTCGCGTGATTACCGAGGGGGCGGACGTCCGTAGGGTGCTGCTGGCCGATAATGGCTGGGGGCTGGCAGCGGCGGTGCTGCTGATCAGCGGCTTGTTGCGAGCCTTCGCGGGCTATGAGAAGGGCACGGATTACTATCTGCACCAGCCGCTGTTTCACCTGAAAATGACCCTGTTCGTCATCATCCTGCTGCTTGAGGCATGGCCAATGGTGACGCTGATCAAGTGGCGAGTTGCCCTGGGGCGTGGGGCGCCGGTCGATACCGGTCGCGCCACGTTGTTCGCGCGTATCAGTCACCTGCAGGCGTTGCTGATTGTGCTGATGGTGGTGGCGGCCAGTGGCATGGCGCGGGGCGTCATGCTCGATCGGCTCTGA
- a CDS encoding lytic polysaccharide monooxygenase auxiliary activity family 9 protein, whose translation MNKPLVQPKHGRVVSPSSRGAVAVELGLLGTWQVNEMEGGKNFPATVGGPFPKPYESDVASVVPPADGHILSGGKTDERDCLNFTNEEMSKKLGRSFSWPLLNVDPGQVFQVKWEYTAPHVTRGYSWFITRDGWDPKQRISRAQLEPQAFFNDFYTQVPYDKYGDEMKAKVEHQVSLPKNKKGHHVIVLAWIVANTGNAFYQAFDVDFK comes from the coding sequence ATGAATAAGCCACTGGTTCAACCGAAGCACGGTCGCGTTGTTTCCCCGTCCAGTCGTGGCGCGGTCGCCGTCGAGCTGGGGTTGCTCGGCACCTGGCAGGTCAATGAGATGGAAGGTGGAAAAAACTTCCCTGCCACGGTTGGCGGGCCTTTTCCGAAACCCTATGAAAGCGATGTCGCGAGTGTCGTGCCACCGGCCGATGGGCATATCCTCAGTGGCGGCAAGACCGACGAGCGCGACTGCCTCAATTTCACCAACGAGGAAATGTCGAAAAAGCTCGGGCGTTCGTTTTCCTGGCCGTTGCTCAATGTCGACCCGGGGCAGGTATTCCAGGTCAAGTGGGAATACACCGCGCCTCATGTGACCCGCGGTTACAGCTGGTTCATCACCCGGGATGGCTGGGACCCGAAACAGCGTATCAGTCGTGCGCAGCTGGAGCCGCAGGCCTTTTTCAACGACTTCTACACGCAAGTGCCCTATGACAAGTACGGCGATGAAATGAAGGCCAAGGTCGAACATCAGGTATCCCTGCCCAAGAACAAGAAAGGTCATCACGTTATTGTCCTGGCGTGGATTGTCGCCAATACCGGCAATGCGTTTTATCAAGCATTCGACGTCGACTTCAAATAA
- a CDS encoding DUF3757 domain-containing protein, which yields MFRWLGWGLLCSQLFIYVHAAPSSYFEIPDWSGDQESCPLPRDIKSAMGVFTAPAKSEGAEWVGVLLNGAMDAVTRFEKSYFVVTRQGVDKVGFINDCIYMTSGGRYLNMRLDLGGNYKQVMWVRSSLSWKESGDFSSSTVLECSDTYRDACSFYLR from the coding sequence ATGTTCAGATGGCTTGGCTGGGGTTTGCTGTGCTCGCAATTGTTTATCTATGTGCACGCTGCGCCTAGCAGTTACTTCGAGATTCCGGACTGGTCGGGCGACCAGGAGTCATGTCCTTTGCCGCGGGACATCAAGAGCGCTATGGGTGTCTTTACTGCGCCAGCTAAAAGTGAAGGTGCCGAGTGGGTGGGCGTTTTGCTTAACGGGGCCATGGATGCCGTTACCCGCTTTGAGAAAAGCTATTTTGTAGTGACTCGCCAAGGTGTCGACAAAGTGGGCTTTATCAATGACTGCATCTATATGACTTCTGGCGGCAGGTATCTGAACATGCGGCTCGATCTCGGGGGAAACTACAAACAGGTCATGTGGGTACGGAGCTCCTTGTCATGGAAGGAGTCCGGTGATTTTTCCTCATCGACGGTTTTGGAGTGCAGTGATACTTATCGAGACGCATGCAGTTTTTACTTGAGATAA
- a CDS encoding GNAT family N-acetyltransferase codes for MNWQIRQAALSDLEGLLHIDPLAAKDNARRVQIERWVRAGECWAAYEPGDARVPIGYGCLDKSFFGEWFISLVVVSSAYRRCGVGKQMVVHLERCSSAKKIFTSTNASNMPMRKLLAQLGYQDSGTIKNLDPGDPELILVKFLGD; via the coding sequence ATGAATTGGCAAATAAGGCAGGCTGCTCTGAGCGATCTCGAGGGGTTGTTGCATATCGATCCTCTCGCGGCGAAAGACAATGCTCGCCGAGTACAAATCGAAAGGTGGGTAAGGGCGGGCGAATGCTGGGCTGCCTATGAACCGGGCGATGCCCGTGTGCCGATCGGTTATGGCTGCCTGGATAAAAGCTTTTTCGGGGAGTGGTTCATCTCACTCGTGGTTGTTTCAAGTGCCTATAGGCGTTGCGGTGTGGGCAAGCAGATGGTTGTTCACTTGGAGCGGTGCTCTTCTGCAAAGAAGATCTTCACTTCGACCAATGCGTCCAATATGCCCATGCGGAAATTGCTGGCGCAGTTGGGATATCAAGACAGCGGCACAATAAAGAATCTGGACCCCGGCGATCCAGAGCTGATTCTTGTGAAGTTCCTGGGCGATTGA
- a CDS encoding SPOR domain-containing protein, which yields MMMAVLALAGCGEGKQVEADKKVAPVAQVQAPQAAATPQWDVLVAGTLPQATSDLAGWLIEHGIMSYVAVEDGKDRVLVGPFDSQAEAEAKKAELVEKLTKAKKRNIEPQVIEHRAAQ from the coding sequence ATGATGATGGCGGTTCTGGCTCTGGCCGGATGCGGCGAGGGCAAGCAGGTCGAGGCTGACAAGAAGGTGGCGCCAGTTGCCCAGGTACAGGCGCCTCAAGCTGCCGCGACGCCACAGTGGGATGTGCTGGTGGCCGGTACCCTGCCTCAGGCGACGAGCGACCTGGCGGGCTGGCTGATCGAGCACGGGATCATGTCCTATGTCGCCGTTGAAGATGGCAAGGATCGGGTGCTGGTTGGCCCATTCGATTCCCAGGCCGAAGCCGAAGCGAAAAAAGCCGAGCTGGTCGAGAAGTTGACCAAGGCCAAGAAGCGCAATATCGAGCCTCAGGTGATCGAGCATCGCGCCGCACAATAA
- a CDS encoding site-specific integrase, with the protein MANIRSLPSGNWNAQVRLKGKPAQSKTFPTQALAQAWANQLEAVTKDHQAHTIYTLGMTYCETLLKGKGSYDHAIKIVNQLFAAFPQSIHDITPQLVNDFKLKRLQTVKPATCRIQLAFMSRFFRFAKRGLLIDIPNPVSDIALPKPDKSSDKVISAGELRQLLNKLSPTMALIVELAYETAMRRSEILKLTTHCLHLDERIADVIDGKNGTRSVPLTLRAIELLKEAKRLSLADRANKGRLFTVTPHSVSQAVRLARNKAGLDNSVRLHQLRHTRITNVAKKGFNNAQIMIVSGHRDTRSVARYSHLNAKDVLHLID; encoded by the coding sequence ATGGCTAACATCCGCTCACTTCCATCAGGGAACTGGAACGCGCAGGTACGCTTGAAAGGAAAACCTGCCCAATCTAAAACCTTTCCGACTCAAGCATTGGCTCAAGCATGGGCTAACCAGCTTGAAGCCGTCACCAAGGACCACCAAGCCCATACGATTTACACATTGGGTATGACCTACTGTGAAACCTTGCTCAAGGGTAAGGGCAGCTATGACCATGCAATCAAGATCGTTAACCAGCTCTTTGCTGCGTTCCCTCAGTCAATCCATGACATCACCCCTCAGCTAGTTAATGACTTCAAGCTAAAGCGTCTACAGACGGTCAAGCCTGCTACCTGTCGAATACAGCTAGCGTTCATGTCCCGTTTCTTCAGGTTCGCTAAACGTGGCCTGCTAATCGACATACCCAATCCCGTAAGTGACATAGCCCTACCCAAGCCAGACAAATCGAGCGACAAAGTAATCAGTGCTGGCGAGCTAAGACAATTGCTCAACAAGCTCTCCCCCACCATGGCGCTCATCGTAGAGCTTGCCTATGAAACCGCTATGAGACGCTCAGAAATACTCAAGCTCACTACTCACTGCCTTCACCTGGATGAACGTATTGCGGATGTGATTGATGGGAAGAACGGCACTAGGTCTGTACCTCTGACATTACGTGCCATAGAGCTACTGAAAGAAGCTAAGCGACTGTCGCTAGCAGACCGAGCAAACAAGGGAAGGCTATTCACTGTGACACCTCATAGCGTCTCACAGGCTGTCAGATTGGCAAGAAACAAAGCAGGCTTGGACAATAGCGTTAGGCTTCATCAGTTAAGACATACACGCATTACGAACGTAGCCAAGAAAGGGTTTAACAATGCTCAGATAATGATTGTGTCGGGACATAGGGATACTAGGTCTGTCGCCAGATACTCACACCTAAATGCTAAGGACGTACTCCACCTAATAGATTGA